The Aythya fuligula isolate bAytFul2 chromosome 7, bAytFul2.pri, whole genome shotgun sequence genome has a window encoding:
- the NEUROG3 gene encoding neurogenin-3, whose protein sequence is MAPQSQCPPGEGQPYFGGPPAAAPAAPSPAAGGPAGAGAGAGAGSRGASPARRKGKARRGRGKARSEGLLGKQKRSRRMKANDRERNRMHHLNSALDALRSVLPTFPDDAKLTKIETLRFAHNYIWALTQSLRLAEQSLPEPPPPPPPPAASPGPWGSPCPAAPAPPAAFPAFL, encoded by the coding sequence ATGGCCCCGCAGAGCCAGTGCCCCCCGGGCGAAGGGCAGCCCTATTTCGGcggcccccccgccgccgcccccgccgccccctccccggccgccgGCGGCCCCGCGGGTGCGGGTGCGGGTGCGGGTGCGGGCAGCCGGGGCGCGTCCCCGGCGCGCAGGAAGGGGAAGGCGCGGAGGGGCCGCGGGAAGGCGCGCAGCGAGGGGCTGCTGGGCAAGCAGAAGCGCAGCCGGCGGATGAAAGCCAACGACCGGGAGAGGAACCGCATGCACCACCTCAACTCCGCCCTGGACGCGCTCCGCAGCGTCCTGCCCACCTTCCCCGACGACGCCAAGCTCACCAAGATCGAGACGCTCCGCTTCGCGCACAACTACATCTGGGCGCTCACGCAGAGCCTGCGCCTGGCCGAGCAGAGCCTGCCCgagccccccccgccgccgccgccccccgccgcctcccccgggCCCTGGGGCTcgccctgccccgccgcccccgcgccccccgccgcctTCCCCGCCTTCCTCTGA